ACTAGGTTATGTCCGGATCCAAGAGCCTTCAGGAACCATTCTGACTTGAATGATTTTATGTCTGTGGACTTTTCACACAGCTCCCTCCACGTCACAACATTTTTATCCATAACCTCTTCCCACGAAGACCAAGCAAGGGCCCGTGGCCTAGGCTGGTTATGGCGTCTCTCTGATAAGGAGAAGACCGCCGGTTCAAATCCGGCCGGGCCCACCACTACTTTTCTCTCGATGCATTGCCGATTCCGCTTATCCAAGCGCTTCTGGAACAACTTGAGAGATGAGATCAAGGGACTCACGAGCTTGCTGTGAAGTCAGTTCAAAGATGAGCGGGCCAGAGAAATCATTACGAACAAGCTCCATAAGAAAATCACGAGTTGGCAGCTCTCCGGTACCAAGAGGAATGTGGTCGCGATGAACGACATGCCCATCATGGTCGTCAAATCCGCCATCATGAAGATGGATTTCTATTATTCGATCACGGTGCTGATGATAGAATTCCAGTACAGATTCGGTCCCAGAATAATGCGCCAGGAGATGGCCAGTATCAAAACAGATGCTAGTATCATGTTCATCAACAATCTCGCGAGTAAATTCAAAGGGGAACTCTATGTTTTCCAACGCCAACAATCGAGGAGAGATCTCGCTCTTTGCAATAATCTCTTCCACACTACGTGAGGCGTTGGAGGCCATCAAAGTACATACGAGATCTACAATTCCTGGGGAGGCATCTAATTGTGAAAATTCTGTGGCAAGAGATCCCGTAGCATGAAGCACATAGGACTCCGGTTCCAGTGGCTCTACAACTCTAATGGTCTCGACCACCGTATTGACACTGGCTGTACGAATATGCTCATTAATGCTAGCAGGCTCCACAGACCATAAGGGGAGGTGGACGGTAAAGGAAACATCCGACTCGTCTTTAATTGCAAGCAGTCTCTTGATGACATCCGTATTCAACGAATCAGGAATGACGTAATTAGCATCTCCAGTTATCTCAATGACACTAATGTGCTCCATCTGAACTGCCTCGGCAACAAAAGAAGAGATATCAAAACGAAACAGATCAAGAACACCGTCAGAAAGCAGCCTGTCAGCAACTGCTCTTAACTCTAGAGGGACGATTCCAAAGCGAAGCACTGACTTCAACCTCGAATATGCATATAGCAATAACGTCCCTTTAGAGTTGGCGCTCCAATGGAGAATCTATCTAGGAGAGGGGAGCTTGGTGAGTTCATGTTGCTCAATCACAGGATCGACTTCAAGAACTTCGACCTTTAGCATCTTGTCACCTTGGCGAATACTCTGAACGATATCAAAGCCCTCTACGACACGACCAAAGACCGTATGACGACCATCAAGATGCTTACAGTTTGCCTCGTTAAGAACGATGAAAAATTGGCTGCCACCAGTATCACGGCCAGCATGGGCCATTGAGAGAGTTCCATTCACGTGTTTTTGACGAGAACCACTGGTCTCGCAGGGGATTGCATAGCCGGGACCACCAGTCCCATTTCCCACCGGATCGCCACCTTGCACAACAAAATCTGGTACAACACGATGGAATTTCAGGCCGTTGTAAAAACCACTACGTGCCAGTTCAATGAAATTCTTTACAGTATTGATTGCGTCATCGGACCAGAGTTCGAGCATGATTGTGCCCTTCTCGGTCTCCATCTTGATCTTATTGACCATACTAGGTACCTCAAATCTTTGAATAGTGGAATAAACACCACTGATAGACAATCATCGTAGTTGATACTTAGCAATTGTGGCAGCGGAATAGAATCCGTCGTGACTATTACCTTATTAAAGACTGACCAAAGTTAGCAATGACGATGACCATCTTAAAGACGTATACAGAAGGACTAGTCACATTTCATAGTGCTGATGTTGATCATTACACAGCAGAGAAGGGGCAACCAACCACAAGCATGCCAGTATTCTACAATCCAAGAATGCGCCTGAATCGTGACTTGTCGGTCATCTTTACATCCGCATATCTCAAGACGCATCAGGTTGATCTCATTTGTGAACCTCTTGCAGGGTCGGGAATCAGGACCTTAAGATATCTTAAGGAATGCCCAGGTGAATTCGAGGCGGTCATGTTTGATGCCAATCCATTGGCCATTGAGATCGCAAAAAAGAATGTTCAGATGAATGAACTTGAAGATAGAGTCCGAATAATCAGAGGCGACGCACGGCAGCTCCTGCTTGACGAGTCACGTGAGAAACGCTTTGATCTTGTTGATGTTGACCCCTTTGGAACACCAGCCCCCTTTCTTAATGCAGCAGTTCAGGCCATGCAACCGCATCAAGGATTGCTCGCACTTACTGCAACGGATATGCCAGCACTCTGTGGCGTGTATCCACATGTGGCTCAAAGAAAATATGGAGGCCGGTCAATACGAGCACCATTCGCTCATGAGATTGCTGTCAGATTACTTATTGGACTGGCATTCACTGTGGCGG
This region of Candidatus Thorarchaeota archaeon genomic DNA includes:
- a CDS encoding peptidylprolyl isomerase: MVNKIKMETEKGTIMLELWSDDAINTVKNFIELARSGFYNGLKFHRVVPDFVVQGGDPVGNGTGGPGYAIPCETSGSRQKHVNGTLSMAHAGRDTGGSQFFIVLNEANCKHLDGRHTVFGRVVEGFDIVQSIRQGDKMLKVEVLEVDPVIEQHELTKLPSPR
- a CDS encoding sugar phosphate isomerase/epimerase translates to MLRFGIVPLELRAVADRLLSDGVLDLFRFDISSFVAEAVQMEHISVIEITGDANYVIPDSLNTDVIKRLLAIKDESDVSFTVHLPLWSVEPASINEHIRTASVNTVVETIRVVEPLEPESYVLHATGSLATEFSQLDASPGIVDLVCTLMASNASRSVEEIIAKSEISPRLLALENIEFPFEFTREIVDEHDTSICFDTGHLLAHYSGTESVLEFYHQHRDRIIEIHLHDGGFDDHDGHVVHRDHIPLGTGELPTRDFLMELVRNDFSGPLIFELTSQQARESLDLISQVVPEALG
- a CDS encoding tRNA (guanine(10)-N(2))-dimethyltransferase; this encodes MTILKTYTEGLVTFHSADVDHYTAEKGQPTTSMPVFYNPRMRLNRDLSVIFTSAYLKTHQVDLICEPLAGSGIRTLRYLKECPGEFEAVMFDANPLAIEIAKKNVQMNELEDRVRIIRGDARQLLLDESREKRFDLVDVDPFGTPAPFLNAAVQAMQPHQGLLALTATDMPALCGVYPHVAQRKYGGRSIRAPFAHEIAVRLLIGLAFTVAGMNDCSIEPLVSLSTDHYVRVWLDLRPSRSTANAQSDMMGFIRYCPSCMNTDMVALSKIGEVQPLKHIGNCSGKVKMAGPLWIGPLFNSTTLSSAREIEAKGEQFSKRAGKILELMRKEQELTEFTYVDLHMLCDAYGLSPPRRQDIMDKLEETGHRVTRTHFRPTAIRTDAEVEDVLNAIKAVLGDDQ